A single genomic interval of Scylla paramamosain isolate STU-SP2022 chromosome 12, ASM3559412v1, whole genome shotgun sequence harbors:
- the LOC135105782 gene encoding trichohyalin-like isoform X5, giving the protein MPEINCEVAYLSYMKWPLQQRLSRRDDSDLMEYYRVHHVARLPDLQSRRLGRLRMPKGSDPLCPLGFHPQTRWPNRCKRCFRDYNDHKTVKEQSGSTTSLNSLSGYDTSTNTFTRKQEEDKGKDSSGYGSRDSLVSSGREKEEGSAYRRTRSDLSAEIISRANAEASTEGRKSSWYSNSSKSWNKSRPVSWSAQDLRAAVDEAKEQVRSSREDLHRLYGSTKSLTGDYDDLRSTSNNLSSSKDEKDPTASYSSFSSYLAMRTKSPARPPLARASSLQGTSSTSSYVRRNDEETAKITEEKEEPKYTKPTTETKTSKPPTLSSVSESKSSTSSSLPPISETPRSRNSTSNSDAKPPKPPSRLRPSIKLGEIKETRTEEKPDKPEKSEKPKNILMLRGEVNGSGTEVKSEDESVDASYVIKLKPKKEPKRVEIDLQSEVDRLQKELKEKTKQVEELSEKTDTLERENKELLAKKPKFGDLRKQAELSKVQQKVDELTEEIKSKNKEIKELKKEIDKRPLPKDVEKTIEDLRSKLQAAEQLCEELMDETEDYKKEIRTLEDEIEEMQDNFREEQADEYRDLKRELEQTAKNCRVLQFKLKKAERRSESLERDKGEIEDKLKELQVGEGDVDRAEKVKMLEKEVNLAKEVSVKMHEEMQKMKEQLESAERDKKKLSEKFMDKPVRPGGKLSRSQMMGRQGSQDNTEQLMRDLQGATEREQDLKDQLKFAEEETKNLRKKTSRLEEENETLALQLKKMSTKAKQNRQRSMERSGSIERAGSVERGSLSRQGSTEKPPKEPDEGITEDLDPTELKIQLELNEQESAVLRRKVEDLESENERLQKEIRGVLSSTDSRVIKGDSADMKKLEKEVQLLRTKINDVEAENEKLSDENKKLQLRVTKRLPLSGSETSYIEKQVQEEKVKRLEKKLKEANDKLKEAQIEAAVTSTEGKGVRGVGLKDETPKKDVESDGLKKKLDDLQTKYDKLFKETEELRNPASMKNRIPKVPKDYTPKATLMKWVTELEAECAKLHSSLVEADKRKKTRPTSEDLTSVRDLEDKLNREKERNEELSRQLQEEREKLDKPLPNKRRFGSNEDDLKRYEERISTLKEQLSQEKERNDELKTKLGEGSRASSDELRASKTENSRLQRELKSAQETSAVLERKLKETEENLKTTERTERKNRVAAERLEAKLEEERSKGTVAEERQKELTVSWLKERDDLKKELAEAKRSKEKFERDVRTFKRERDNMETKLEEEKKRAEEAQNNKRKDTDDLKTLKRRKEELENELDDLRDSVTQLESTKEKNIQKHKREVDNLKKENDNLTIRMNGLESELKSEKRRRERLEKDSNSFRERTNARNEEELKKVKEELDTLQTTHKELERTRKKEKQQMEALQTKYDLLEEDFVVQKAQYTTNKEGVEEKYEKLKKEHSTIETELKNLRETYNNRQDTWIKEKLGMQDQLRELEVRLKKVSNDPTSYSEKKRLKDIIDDKNHQIDQLKRDEDTLKDQVSYYRRESEDLRRKVEDLEKLQQINEKRASDIASDASTYDNTIRELRDKLTANEKTHKTDLTKIKMKYDSKLKAMTEEVSTLTQHMTKYRRERDTYKEMLDGSQRTIAELKGSGNYKASRADNASEMAGGKRQVDQKAQQHLLETQELHAQVTEFEDKLADAKLENTKLKNEIIDQKTNFEIQLCDLQTKVNEYEESRLLVGNARRLPGLRTRLELNWQKEREEQQRLIQETATLAKDLRQTLYEVERERDLEKLEAKRKIDQLKKTVGQETSDTKTKVQELQRDLQELREAHAKLRQINEKLRREKDRTEVEREAMRDKYLGSSREHLHQQSKMELLAEEMKVVKDLAPLVLGEGIDGREGSLTKLTGEVKPKTREEFTDSLRKACKCMEDLKRIMNLTDDRDRFKRAPSFRRALSDMESEDESVSIRPRSQQRGSLHKGPKNQRSMYRKTQSLDHQMAEDRGKIWVSTDAGSTTSIDSTLTDDMRRAKYDRDISMDRISTGSQTSELDALADKKKKKGVKAMFSKLTKSRSIEESGTGGSIVGAGVKAMGVGMGGSGSDISTTEMEKESKVKGKLKSLFRSGPPNRSQSVERDTAREGPNAKSSGYDSKTGSKTLERPARLQRR; this is encoded by the exons GGACTACAATGACCACAAAACTGTTAAGGAGCAATCAGGCTCTACCACCTCCCTCAACTCCCTGTCTGGCTACGACACCAGCACCAA TACCTTTACTCGCaaacaagaagaagataaaggcaAAGATTCGAGTGGGTATGGTTCCAGAGACTCGCTTGTGTCGTCCggcagagagaaggaggagggctCGGCCTACAGGAGGACCCGCTCTGACCTCTCCGCGGAAATCATCTCGCGCGCCAACGCCGAAGCCAGCACGGAGGGCAGGAAGTCTTCGTGGTACAGCAA CTCGTCGAAGTCATGGAACAAGTCTCGCCCGGTGTCGTGGTCAGCGCAGGACCTTCGAGCTGCCGTGGACGAGGCCAAGGAACAGGTCCGCTCGTCCAGAGAAG ACCTGCACCGCCTTTACGGCAGCACCAAGTCTCTCACCGGTGACTATGACGATCTGCGCAGCACCTCTAACAACCTGTCGTCCAGTAAGGATGAAAAGGACCCGACGGCTTCCTACAGCAGCTTCTCTTCCTATCTGGCTATGCGCACAAAGTCCCCTGCCAGACCCCCCTTGGCCAGGGCCTCCTCACTACAGGGaacctcttccacttcctcctacGTGAGAAGAAACGATGAGGAAACGGCAAAAATcacggaggagaaagaggaaccgAAATATACGAAACCGACGACCGAAACCAAGACTTCGAAACCCCCCACGCTGTCCTCCGTGTCCGAATCCAAATCCAGCacgtcctcctccctcccgcctaTCTCCGAAACCCCGCGATCCAGGAACTCCACGTCCAACTCTGATGCCAAGCCGCCCAAGCCTCCCTCCCGCCTGCGTCCCTCCATCAAGCTGGGCGAGATCAAGGAGACGCGCACGGAGGAAAAGCCAGACAAACCCGAGAAGAGCGAGAAGCCCAAGAACATCCTGATGCTGCGG GGCGAAGTTAACGGGTCGGGCACA GAGGTGAAGAGCGAGGATGAATCTGTCGACGCCTCCTACGTGATCAAGCTCAAGCCAAAGAAAGAACCGAAGAGAGTGGAGATCGACCTTCAGTCTGAGGTGGATCGCCTGCAGAAGGAGCTCAAGGAGAAGACCAAGCAGGTGGAGGAGCTGAGCGAGAAGACAGACACCCTGGAGCGCGAGAACAAGGAACTGCTGGCCAAGAAACCAAAGTTTGGCGACCTCCGCAAACAGGCTGAGCTGTCCAAGGTGCAGCAGAAG GTGGACGAGCTGACGGAGGAGataaagagcaagaacaaggaGATTAAAGAGCTAAAGAAAGAAATCGACAAGCGACCTCTGCCCAAGGACGTGGAAAAGACCATAGAG GACTTGCGGTCCAAGCTCCAGGCGGCGGAGCAGCTGTGTGAGGAGCTTATGGATGAGACCGAGGACTACAAAAAGGAAATTCGCACACTGGAGGATGAGATCGAGGAGATGCAGGACAACTTCCGGGAGGAGCAGGCTGACGAGTACAGAGACCTCAAGAGGGAGCTGGAGCAGACCGCCAAGAACTGTCGCGTGCTGCAGTTCAAGCTGAAGAAGGCAGAGAGGCGGTCAGAGTCG TTGGAGCGCGACAAGGGCGAGATCGAGGATAAGCTGAAGGAGCTGCAGGTGGGCGAGGGTGACGTGGACAGAGCGGAGAAAGTGAAAATGTTGGAGAAGGAAGTCAACCTGGCCAAGGAG gtCTCAGTAAAAATGCACGAAGAAATGCAAAAGATGAAGGAGCAGCTGGAATCCGCCGAGAGGGATAAGAAGAAACTCAGTGAAAAGTTCATGGACAAGCCAGTGAGACCGGGAGGCAAACTGAGC CGTTCCCAGATGATGGGTCGCCAGGGCAGCCAAGACAACACGGAGCAGCTCATGAGGGACCTGCAGGGCGCCACCGAGAGAGAACAAGACCTCAAGGACCAGCTCAAGTTCGCGGAGGAAGAG ACCAAGAACCTGCGGAAGAAGACGTCacgcctggaggaggagaacgagaccTTAGCGCTGCAGCTCAAGAAGATGAGCACGAAAGCCAAGCAGAACAGGCAGCGCTCCATGGAACGCTCGGGCTCCATCGAACGCGCTGGCTCCGTGGAGAGAGGTTCACTCAGCCGCCAGGGTTCCACCGAAAAGCCGCCCAAGGAGCCTGACGAGGGAATTACCGAGGACCTGGACCCGACTGAACTGAAG ATCCAACTTGAACTGAACGAGCAGGAGTCGGCGGTGCTGAGACGGAAAGTGGAAGACCTGGAGTCGGAGAACGAGCGGCTACAGAAGGAGATCAGGGGCGTCCTCTCCAGCACCGATTCCAGAGTCATCAAG GGAGACTCCGCGGATATGAAGAAGCTGGAGAAGGAAGTACAGCTGCTAAGGACGAAAATCAATGACGTTGAGGccgagaatgagaagctgagcGACGAGAACAAGAAACTGCAGCTGCGGGTGACGAAGCGTTTGCCTCTGTCAGGCTCCGAGACAAGCTACATCGAGAAGCAG gtgcaggaggagaaggtgaagcgGCTCGAGAAAAAGCTGAAGGAGGCCAACGACAAACTGAAGGAGGCGCAGATCGAGGCGGCGGTGACATCCACGGAGGGTAAGGGCGTGCGAGGGGTAGGCCTTAAAGACGAGACGCCAAAGAAGGACGTAGAATCAGACGGTTTGAAAAAGAAATTAGATGATTTACAAACGAAATACGATAAACTGTTCAAAGAAACTGAGGAGCTGAGGAACCCTGCGTCCATGAAGAACAGGATACCTAAAGTGCCCAAGGACTACACGCCCAAGGCCACGCTGATGAAGTGGGTGACGGAGCTTGAGGCGGAGTGCG CCAAGCTCCACTCCTCCCTGGTGGAAGCggacaagaggaaaaagacacgGCCAACCTCGGAGGACCTGACCAGCGTGCGTGACCTGGAGGACAAACTGAACCGGGAGAAGGAACGCAACGAGGAACTCTCCCGCCAGCTGCAGGAGGAGCGCGAGAAGCTGGACAAGCCTCTGCCTAACAAAC GCCGGTTCGGGAGCAATGAGGACGACCTGAAGCGTTACGAGGAGCGCATATCCACCCTGAAGGAACAGCTGAGCCAGGAGAAGGAACGCAACGACGAACTCAAGACCAAGCTGGGTGAAGGATCCCGCGCCAGCAGTGACGAGCTCCGCGCCTCCAAGACCGAGAACTCCAGACTGCAGCGGGAG CTCAAGTCGGCCCAGGAGACGTCTGCTGTACTGGAGAGGAAGCTCAAGGAGACGGAGGAAAACCTGAAGACCACAGAGAGGacggagaggaagaacagagtGGCGGCGGAGCGACTGGAGGCGAAG ctggaggaggagagaagtaaaggCACGGTGGCCGAGGAGCGCCAGAAGGAGCTGACGGTGTCCTGGCTGAAGGAACGCGATGACCTGAAGAAGGAGCTCGCGGAGGCCAAGAGGTCTAAAGAGAAGTTTGAGCGAGACGTCCGAACATTCAAGAGAGAACGCGACAACatg GAGAccaaactggaggaggagaagaagagagcagaggaggcgcagaacaacaagaggaaagacACTGATGATCTCAAGACCCTCAAGCGCAGGAAAGAGGAGCTGGAGAATGAGCTGGACGATCTGAGGGACTCGGTCACCCAG CTGGAGTcgacgaaggagaagaacatCCAGAAGCACAAACGGGAAGTGGATAACCTGAAGAAGGAGAACGACAACCTCACCATCCGCATGAACGGCCTGGAGAGTGAGCTGAAG TCGGAGAAGAGACGCAGAGAGCGACTCGAGAAAGACTCGAACAGCTTCCGGGAAAGGACCAACGCCAGGAACGAGGAAGAACTCAAGAAGGTCAAGGAGGAACTGGACACCCTCCAAACCACACACAAAG AGCtggagagaacaaggaaaaaggagaagcagcagATGGAGGCTCTGCAGACCAAATACGACCTGCTGGAGGAGGACTTCGTGGTTCAGAAGGCTCAg TACACAACGAACAAGGAAGGCGTCGAGGAGAAGTACGAGAAGCTCAAGAAGGAACACAGCACCATCGAGACTGAGCTGAAGAACTTAAGGGAAACGTACAACAACCGGCAGGACACCTGGATCAAGGAGAAACTCGGCATGCAG GACCAATTACGGGAGCTTGAAGTCCGCCTGAAGAAGGTGTCCAATGACCCCACGTCCTACTCGGAGAAGAAGCGACTCAAGGACATTATTGACGACAAGAATCATCAGATAGATCAGCTGAAGCGAGACGAGGATACGCTCAAGGACCAAGTGTCTTACTACCGTCGGGAG AGCGAGGATCTGCGGCGCAAGGTGGAGGACCTGGAAAAGCTGCAGCAGATCAACGAGAAGCGCGCCTCGGACATCGCCAGCGACGCCAGCACCTACGACAACACCATCAGGGAGCTCAGGGATAA ACTCACCGCCAACGAGAAGACCCACAAGACAGACCTCACCAAGATCAAGATGAAGTACGACTCCAAGCTGAAGGCGATGACGGAGGAAGTGTCCACGCTCACCCAACACATGACCAAGTACAGGCGCGAGCGAGACACGTACAAGGAGATGCTGGACGGCTCGCAGCGCACCATCGCGGAGCTCAAGGGCAGCGGGAACTACAAGGCTTCCAGAGCTGATAATGCCTCCGAG ATGGCGGGAGGCAAGCGCCAGGTGGACCAGAAG GCCCAGCAGCACCTCCTCGAGACCCAGGAGCTGCACGCACAGGTCACGGAGTTCGAGGACAAGCTGGCGGACGCAAAGCTCGAGAACACAAAACTCAAGAACGAAATCATCGATCAGAAAACCAACTTTGAGATCCAGTTGTGTGACCTGCAGACCAAAGTCAACGAG TACGAGGAGAGCCGCCTGCTGGTGGGCAACGCGCGGCGCCTGCCCGGCCTCAGGACAAGATTGGAGCTCAACTGGCAGAAGGAGCGTGAGGAGCAGCAGCGGCTGATCCAGGAGACCGCCACGCTCGCCAAGGACCTTCGGCAG acGTTGTACGAGGTGGAGCGGGAGCGGGACCTCGAAAAGCTGGAGGCCAAGAGGAAGATAGACCAGCTGAAGAAGACGGTGGGCCAGGAGACATCAGACACCAAGACCAAAGTCCAGGAG CTTCAGCGGGATCTGCAGGAGCTGCGAGAGGCACACGCCAAGCTGCGGCAAATCAACGAGAAACTGCGACGAGAGAAGGACCGCACGGAGGTGGAGCGCGAGGCGATGCGAGACAAGTACCTGGGTTCCTCCCGCGAGCACCTCCACCAGCAGAGCAAGATGGAGCTGCTAGCGGAGGAG ATGAAGGTCGTGAAGGATCTGGCGCCGCTGGTCCTTGGCGAGGGCATCGACGGTCGCGAGGGATCCCTGACCAAGCTAA CTGGAGAAGTGAAGCCTAAGACGAGGGAGGAGTTCACGGACTCCCTAAGGAAGGCGTGCAAGTGCATGGAGGACCTCAAGAGAATCATGAACCTCACAGACGACCGGGACAGATTCAAGCGAGCGCCCTCCTTCAGAAG GGCTCTCTCGGACATGGAGAGCGAGGACGAGAGTGTGTCGATACGCCCGAGAAGTCAACAGAGAGGATCGCTGCACAAGGGTCCCAAGAACCAGAGGTCCATGTACCGCAAGACACAGTCGCTCGACCACCAGATGGCGGAGGACAGA GGCAAGATCTGGGTGTCGACGGACGCGGGTAGCACCACCAGCATAGATTCCACCCTGACTGACGACATGAGGAGAGCGAAGTACGACCGCGATATCTCCATGGACAG